A region from the Lolium perenne isolate Kyuss_39 chromosome 4, Kyuss_2.0, whole genome shotgun sequence genome encodes:
- the LOC127347465 gene encoding uncharacterized protein has protein sequence MSNDSEPTVAVKLFIDKEKKRVLYAESSTEFVDVLFSFLTLPLGRIVRLLGKRSQVGCLDELYKSVESLSEDHFQTKACKAMLLSPCNAAAAHCSQLKVKVDDSNRMYRCKEASCGYAVFSSVPDATCVCGHPVHVPKFIITDDLHVAPSCTSIMFSLIEKFGIPQKGNIEEKISSLLERAMLTKQPLTGLCFDVAIAPSVTDLCNIPENMFGKQSVADPKFRAMNIRLVQSKEDSVLYAEVGQDFVDLAFGLLAIPLGTMMKSFSQLPQVGCIDNIYKSVGGSAKQECQTILLSPKLPPYFGCSNNILQVEESVPRYLRIGQTLVSERNPKSSTDKAYIKGGPMKFMVTNDLHIHPFCLTNTLDFLRASKIPTGKLVQKELILNQTQVLKFVGAAFGTRKALSSLLLPSKK, from the exons ATGTCGAACGATAGCGAGCCAACGGTTGCTGTGAAGCTGTTCATCGACAAGGAGAAGAAAAGGGTGCTGTATGCAGAATCCAGCACTGAGTTCGTCGACGTCCTCTTCAGCTTCCTCACACTGCCACTCGGCAGGATCGTTCGTCTTCTCGGCAAGCGGTCTCAGGTTGGGTGCCTTGATGAGCTGTACAAGAGCGTGGAGAGTCTGAGCGAAGATCACTTTCAGACCAAGGCGTGCAAGGCGATGCTTCTTAGCCCCTGCAACGCTGCAGCAGCCCATTGCAGTCAGCTTAAAGTCAAAGTAGATGACAGCAATCGTATGTATCGTTGCAAAGAAGCAAGTTGCGGTTATGCAGTATTTAGCTCAGTCCCTGATGCTACTTGCGTATGTGGACATCCCGTCCA TGTCCCTAAGTTCATCATAACTGATGATCTCCACGTTGCTCCCTCTTGCACAAGCATCATGTTTTCCCTCATCGAGAAATTTGGAATACCTCAAAAAGGGAATATCGAGGAGAAG ATTTCTAGCCTGCTTGAGAGAGCCATGCTGACTAAGCAACCTTTAACTGGATTGTGTTTTGATGTTGCTATCGCGCCGAGTGTTACAGACCTGTGTAATATTCCCGAGAATATGTTTGGAAAACAAAGTGTGGCTGATCCCAAATTCAGAGCCATGAACATAAGGCTTGTTCAGTCCAAGGAAGATTCAGTGCTATATGCTGAAGTTGGGCAAGATTTcgttgatcttgcttttggcctCCTTGCCATTCCACTTGGAACCATGATGAAGAGCTTTAGTCAGTTACCTCAAGTCGGatgtattgataatatctacaagaGTGTAGGTGGGAGTGCAAAACAAGAATGCCAAACCATACTTCTATCTCCGAAGTTACCCCCGTACTTTGGCTGCAGCAATAATATACTGCAAGTAGAAGAATCTGTTCCTAGATACCTTCGTATTGGTCAGACTTTAGTTAGTGAGAGGAATCCCAAATCATCTACTGATAAAGCCTATATCAAGGGTGGCCCCATGAAGTTCATGGTGACCAACGATCTCCACATCCATCCATTTTGCTTGACAAATACCCTGGATTTTCTTCGTGCATCCAAGATTCCGACTGGAAAACTTGTGCAGAAAGAACTCATACTCAACCAAACCCAG